CCGAAGCCATGCAGGTGTGTCTGGAAACCATCGGGGCGATCCGCGGTGTCGAGGGCGTGGCGGGCATCCACCTGATGGGGCACAAGAACGATGAGACGCTGGTGGAACTCATCCGTCGCGCAGGGTGACAAGCGGTGCTTTCAATCCGTGAGTGTCGGCTTCAGTCCGCGGCGCAGGCTTTCATGACACCCAGCATCCACTGCAACGCTGGATCAGCCTGACTGTACTTGTGCCATTGGATGATTTCGACCAGCGGCGGCATCTCCATTGGTGGAGGGAGCAGACGCAGCGGCAGGAAGTCGGCATAAAATTGTGCCAGCCGGCGGTGCACGGTAGCGATCCGGTGAGTTCCGACCAGTAGCTGCGGCACGCTGTTGAAAGTGGTGGTCACGACCTCGACGCGCCGCTCCCGGCCAAAGCGGGCGAAGAACCACTCCTCGATGGCCGGGGTGCGTTGCCGTCTGCCGAAGCTGACCCGCACATGGCCCATGTCGAGGAATTGATCGACCGTCAGCCGCTCGCCGACCTCGGGGTTTTCCGACCATCTCACGCAGACGTATTCATCCTGGAACAGCACTTCCCACGGGTGGCCTTCCTGGCGGAATTTTTCCGGAATGATGAGGAAATCGAACTCGCCACGGTCGAGCGCCGCCCAGGGCTCTTCGAGATGCGGAACCATGTCGATGGTGACCCCTGGTGCCTCGTGCTGCAGGCGCTGCAGCACGCGGTTCATGAGCACCGTCGAGACGTAGTCCGAAAGCATGATCCGGAATTGTCGGCGGGAGCGGGCGGGGTCGAAGACGGGACGCGTCTCGACCGTGGTGCGGATGTGGATCAGACACTCGCGGACGGGGATCGCGAGGCTTTCCCCGAGGGGGGTCGGCACCATCCTGCGGCCGACCGACATCAGGAGCTCGTCTCCGAAAAACTCCCGCAGACGGCCCAAGGCTTCGCTGGTGGAGGAGGGGCTTCTATGCAGCCGCTGTGCGGCGCGTGTGATGCTCTGTTCCGTCAGCAAAACGTCCAGAGTGACCAGAAGGTTCAGGTCGAGGCGATGAAAGTTCACAGCATGAATGGTCATTCGGTTTTGCCGAAAGGATACTTCGTATGAATCGACTTATCAAATAAGTTGATCAAACCTATCCTGGGTTCTCCCACCACCCAAATTCAACGGGAGAGCACCTTGAAATTCGGTATTTCTCTGACATTTTCCAACCCGGGCGGACGTATTCCGGTCGATCGCCTGATCGAGTCCCAGGTCGCGCACTCCGTACTCGCCGACGAATGCGGCTTCGATCAAGTCTGGATGGCGGAGCACCACGGTTCCGAGAATTATTTCCCCGCCCAGCTGTGCATGCTGTCGGTGCTGGCGACGAAGACGAAGCGGGTCAGATTGGGCAGTTTCATCATCGTGATGCCGCTCTACCACCCCATCCACGTGGCCGAGCAGGCGGTGATCGTTGATCAACTTTCGGGCGGGCGACTGGATCTTGGTCTGGGAATCGGCAACTTCCAGGAGGAGTTCGACAACTTCGGTGTTTCTCGCAAGGAGCGCGCCTCGCGGATGGAAGAAAGCGTCGAGATCATCAGCGGGCTGTGGTCGCAAAAGAATTTCTCCTACTCGGGCAAGCACTACAACCTCACCGACTTCACCATGAATCCGCGCCCGGTGCAGCCGCAGGCGCCGATCTGGCTGGCTGGTAACGCGCCGGCGGCGATCGATCGTGCCGCGCGTTATGGTTATCACCTGGCTGGATCGGGCACCGGCTTCGATCTCTACGAGGCGAAGCTGCGTGAATACGGCCGCGATCCCAAGGATTTCAACAAGGCCATGCTGGTGTATTGCGTGCTGGCGAAAACCCGTGAGGAAGCCTGGCGACGTGCCGGCGAGCCGATGATCCGTTGGCTCACCTACTACAAGAACGAGTTCGACCGCCATCCCGACTTCGAGTGGTTCAGGCAAAAGCCGGGAGGCTATTTCGGTGTCGACCCGCTGCCGGATCCGAGCGACGTGGAAAGCTTGCAGCGCCTGCACTTCCTCGGCTCCCCCTTCCTCATCGGCACCCCTGAGGACGTCATCGAACCGTTCAAGCGCATTCAGGCCATGGGGGTGACCCATCCCGTGCTCTGCCAGCACTTCGGCGGCATGGATCCGGCCTACAGCGAAGAGACGATTCGCCTCTTCGGCCAGGGTGTGATTCCTCACTTCCGCTGAGCAGCAATGAACATCGCCAACCGTATTGAATTGATCGCGCTGCCCGGCCTGCCTGCAGTGAAGCCGGGCGACGCGCTCGACGGGCTGGTGGCGCAAGGCCTCGACGCCGCACGCATCGATCTGTGCGATGGCGATGTCGTGGTGTTTGCACAAAAAGTGGTGTCGAAAGCGGAAGGCCGCCTGGTCGATCTGCGTTCGGTTACGCCATCTCCCCGGGCGGAAGAGGTGGCGCGTCAGGTGGACAAGGATCCCCGGCTGGTCGAACTCATCCTCCGCGAGTCGAAACGGATCGTGCGCCAGCGCCGGGACGTGTTGGTCGTCGAGCATCGACTCGGCTTCGTGATGGCCAATGCCGGTATCGACCAGTCCAACGTCGCGTCCGCCGCAGAGGGCGAGTTCGCCCTGCTGCTTCCCGAGGATCCGGATGCGAGTGCACTGCGCTTGCGTGCGGCGCTCGCCCGCAGCTGCGGTGCCCGTACCGGGGTGATCATCAACGACAGTTTCGGCCGGCCGTGGCGGCGCGGTACGGCGGGGGTCGCCATCGGCTGTGCCGGGCTGCCGGCGCTGCGCGACCTGCGTGGGCGGCCCGATCTGTTCGGACGCACGCTGCGCGTCACCGAGATCGGCCTGGCCGATGAAATCGCTGCTGCCGCATCGCTGCTGATGGGGCAGGCGGACGAAGCCCGGCCGGTGGTCATCGTGCGCGGTTTGGACATACATGGGCCGGCGCTGGCGGCGCAGGTGCTCGTCCGGCCGCCGGAAGAGGATCTGTTCCGGTGAACGGGCGGGTGATCGCGCTGGCCGGCGGCGTGGGGGGCGCGAAGCTGGCGCTCGGCCTGTCGCGCGTGCTGGCGCCGGGGGCGCTGACCGTGATCGCCAATACCGGGGACGATTTCACCCACCTGGGGCTGGCGATTTCTCCGGATATCGACACGCTCACTTATACCCTCGCCGGCCTGGCCGATCCGCTGCAAGGCTGGGGGCGCCGCGGCGAAACCTGGGCCTTCATGACGGCGTTGCAGCAACTGGGAGGAGAAACCTGGTTCCGGCTCGGCGACCAGGATCTGGCTCTGCACGTCGAGCGCACGCACCGGCTGGTGGCGGGGGAAAGCCTTTCCGCCGTTACCGAACGTGTCCGGCAGCGCCTGGGGGTGGCGACCGCCATCGTGCCGATGACGGACGACACGGTGCGCACGCGGCTGCGCACCGACGAGGGCTGGCTCGATTTCCAGGACTATTTCGTGCGCCGTCGCTGCGTGCCGTGCGTGCATGAGATCGCCTATCACGGGGCGGAAAACGCCCGCCCGGCCGAAGCGCTGCGGCAGTCGCTGGCGGACGAGACGCTGCGCGCTGTGGTCATCTGCCCTTCCAACCCGCTGCTCAGCATCGCCCCCATCCTGGCCATGCCGGGAGTGAGGGCGGCGCTGGCCGGCTGTACGGCACCGGTGATCGCGGTGTCGCCCCTCATCGGCGGACAGGCGGTGAAGGGGCCGACGGCGAAGCTGATGCGGGAGTTGGGCAAGGAGGTCGGCGTAGGCGGCATCGCCCGCTGCTACGCGGGGCTGATCGACGCATTGCTCATCGACGCCGGCGACAGGCCGGCTGGTCCGGCGCAGGAGATAGAGTGGATTGATGCGCCGCTCCTGATGAGCACGATCGAGGACCGTGAGCACCTGGCTGTGGCCGTTCTGGCCGCCGCGGATCGGTTGTCGAGGAGGGCTGGGTGATGAAAGGCGTCTGGGCAGTGGTGCCGGCCAAGCCGTTCGAGCAGGCGAAGCAGCGTCTGAGTGGACTGCTGCCCGTCGCGGTGCGGCGGGAGTTGGCGTGGGCGATGCTGGAAGACGTGCTGGACAGTCTCTCCAGTGTCGGCCGGTTTGCCGGTATCGTCGTCGCGACGACCGATCCTGCGGTCGCCCGGGTGGCGCGTGGGCATGGTTGCGAAGTGTTCAGCGAGGAACCTGGTGGCGGCCTGAGCGCAGCGGTCATGGCCGCTGCCAGAAGGTTGGCTGCGGAAGGCTGTGGCACCGTGGTCGCCATCCCCGCCGATGTGCCCGGCATTTCAGCGCGGGAACTGGAAATGCTCCTGGAACGACATGGCGACGGGCCGGGCGTCACGCTTGTTCCTGCCCACGATGGCGGTGGGACCAACGCCATCGTGATGACCCCGCCAGATGCCATCGAGCTTGCTTACGGCGAGAACAGCTTCCGCCGCCATCTGCAGGCGGCCCGTCGTGCCGGCATGGAGGCTGCGGTCCTCACCCTGTCGGGGATCGCGCACGACATCGATTTTCCCCAGGACGTGGCGCTCTTCATGCGGCACCCCTCACCGACCCGCGCATGGCGCCGGCTGAAAACCTGTTTCGCGCTTTCCGACGATCCTCTCGCAGCATAAGGACAATCATGCATTCACCCTCTTCGATCCCGGACGATCTGTCCGCGCTACTCGAGCGTGCCCGCGCGGGAACGCCTCCCACCGAGGCCGAAGCGCAGCTACTGGCCGAGTGCAACGACTTGCAGGCATTGATGGCGACGGCTGCGGCCATTCGCGACATGGCCTTTGGTGACCGCATCACCTATTCACGCAAGGTCTTCATCCCCCTGACCCGGCTGTGCCGCGACAGTTGTGGCTATTGCACCTTCTCCCAGCAGCCGAAGCTGGGTGAAAAAGTCTTTCTCGATCCCGAAGAGGTGATTGCCATCGCTGAAGCGGGGCGTCGCGCCGGCTGCAAGGAAGCGCTGTTTACCCTCGGCGATCAGCCTGAGGCACGCTATCCGGCAGCGCGCGAGGAGCTCGCTGCGCGCGGCTATGCCAGCACGCTGGATTATCTCGGGGCGATGGCCGCACTGGTCCTCGAGCGCACCGGCCTGCTCCCCCACCTCAATCCCGGAATCATGCCGCGCAATGCGTTGCAGACATTGCGCCCACACGCGGTGTCGATGGGGCTGATGCTTGAGAGTACGGCCGAGCGCCTGGGCCGGCGCGGCGGCCCTCATGCCGGCTGCCCGGACAAGCATCCCGCGATGCGCCTGGCGGCGATCGCAGCAGCGGGCGAGGCGGCGATTCCATTTACCAGCGGGATCCTGGTCGGGATCGGCGAGACACGCGCCGAGCGCATCGACGCCCTGCTTGCCTTGCGTGCCCTCCATGAACGCTACGGCCACCTCCAGGAGCTCATCATCCAGAATTTCCGGGCCAAACCGGGTACGGCGATGGCGCACGCGGCCGAGCCGCCATTCGAGGAGCATTTGTGGACCGTCGCCGTGGCGCGCATCCTGCTGCGCGGGACGACGAGCATCCAGGCTCCGCCCAACCTGAGTGCCGGTGCGCACACGCGCCTGATCGAGGCTGGCCTCGACGACTGGGGTGGCGTTTCTCCCGTCACC
The window above is part of the Thauera aromatica K172 genome. Proteins encoded here:
- a CDS encoding LysR family transcriptional regulator — its product is MTIHAVNFHRLDLNLLVTLDVLLTEQSITRAAQRLHRSPSSTSEALGRLREFFGDELLMSVGRRMVPTPLGESLAIPVRECLIHIRTTVETRPVFDPARSRRQFRIMLSDYVSTVLMNRVLQRLQHEAPGVTIDMVPHLEEPWAALDRGEFDFLIIPEKFRQEGHPWEVLFQDEYVCVRWSENPEVGERLTVDQFLDMGHVRVSFGRRQRTPAIEEWFFARFGRERRVEVVTTTFNSVPQLLVGTHRIATVHRRLAQFYADFLPLRLLPPPMEMPPLVEIIQWHKYSQADPALQWMLGVMKACAAD
- a CDS encoding LLM class flavin-dependent oxidoreductase — its product is MKFGISLTFSNPGGRIPVDRLIESQVAHSVLADECGFDQVWMAEHHGSENYFPAQLCMLSVLATKTKRVRLGSFIIVMPLYHPIHVAEQAVIVDQLSGGRLDLGLGIGNFQEEFDNFGVSRKERASRMEESVEIISGLWSQKNFSYSGKHYNLTDFTMNPRPVQPQAPIWLAGNAPAAIDRAARYGYHLAGSGTGFDLYEAKLREYGRDPKDFNKAMLVYCVLAKTREEAWRRAGEPMIRWLTYYKNEFDRHPDFEWFRQKPGGYFGVDPLPDPSDVESLQRLHFLGSPFLIGTPEDVIEPFKRIQAMGVTHPVLCQHFGGMDPAYSEETIRLFGQGVIPHFR
- the cofE gene encoding coenzyme F420-0:L-glutamate ligase, encoding MNIANRIELIALPGLPAVKPGDALDGLVAQGLDAARIDLCDGDVVVFAQKVVSKAEGRLVDLRSVTPSPRAEEVARQVDKDPRLVELILRESKRIVRQRRDVLVVEHRLGFVMANAGIDQSNVASAAEGEFALLLPEDPDASALRLRAALARSCGARTGVIINDSFGRPWRRGTAGVAIGCAGLPALRDLRGRPDLFGRTLRVTEIGLADEIAAAASLLMGQADEARPVVIVRGLDIHGPALAAQVLVRPPEEDLFR
- the cofD gene encoding 2-phospho-L-lactate transferase, with translation MNGRVIALAGGVGGAKLALGLSRVLAPGALTVIANTGDDFTHLGLAISPDIDTLTYTLAGLADPLQGWGRRGETWAFMTALQQLGGETWFRLGDQDLALHVERTHRLVAGESLSAVTERVRQRLGVATAIVPMTDDTVRTRLRTDEGWLDFQDYFVRRRCVPCVHEIAYHGAENARPAEALRQSLADETLRAVVICPSNPLLSIAPILAMPGVRAALAGCTAPVIAVSPLIGGQAVKGPTAKLMRELGKEVGVGGIARCYAGLIDALLIDAGDRPAGPAQEIEWIDAPLLMSTIEDREHLAVAVLAAADRLSRRAG
- the cofC gene encoding 2-phospho-L-lactate guanylyltransferase, which produces MKGVWAVVPAKPFEQAKQRLSGLLPVAVRRELAWAMLEDVLDSLSSVGRFAGIVVATTDPAVARVARGHGCEVFSEEPGGGLSAAVMAAARRLAAEGCGTVVAIPADVPGISARELEMLLERHGDGPGVTLVPAHDGGGTNAIVMTPPDAIELAYGENSFRRHLQAARRAGMEAAVLTLSGIAHDIDFPQDVALFMRHPSPTRAWRRLKTCFALSDDPLAA